In Misgurnus anguillicaudatus chromosome 5, ASM2758022v2, whole genome shotgun sequence, a genomic segment contains:
- the snrnp200 gene encoding U5 small nuclear ribonucleoprotein 200 kDa helicase: protein MADVTARSLQYEYKANSNLVLQADRSLIDRTRRDEPTGEVLSLVGKLEGTKMGDRSQRTKPQMLEERRAKRRKRDEDRHDINKMKGFTLLSEGIDEMVGIVYKPKTKETRETYEILLSFIQAALGDQPRDILCGAADEVLAVLKNDKMRDKERRREVEQLLGPADDTRYHVLVNLGKKISDYGGDKELQNMDDNIDETYGVNVQFESDEEEGDEDQFGEVRDEGSDDSEGEEADETSTLTANLGNTGDVMMTKKKDLHPRDIDAFWLQRQLSRFYNDAIVSQKKADEVLEILKTAGDDRECENQLVLLLGFNTFDFIKVLRQHRRMILYCTMLASAQSEAEKEKIMNKMESDQDLSKVLYQLQETEKEDIIREERSRRERVRKSRVDDMESMDIDRGEAVTSRQLLDLEDLAFSQGSHFMANKRCQLPDGSFRKQRKGYEEVHVPALKPKPFGDDETLVAIEKLPKYAQAGFEGFKTLNRIQSKLFKTTMETDENLLVCAPTGAGKTNVALMAMLREIGKHINMDGTINVDDFKIIYIAPMRSLVQEMVGSFGKRLASYGIIVSELTGDHQLCKEEINATQIIVCTPEKWDIITRKGGDRTYTQLVRLIIIDEIHLLHDDRGPVLESLIARTIRNVELTQEDVRLIGLSATLPNYEDVATCLRVDPSKGLFYFDNSFRPVPLEQTYVGITEKKAIKRFQIMNEIVYEKIMEHAGKNQVLVFVHSRKETGKTARAIRDMCLEKDTLGLFLREGSASTEVLRTEAEQCKNLELKDLLPYGFAIHHAGMTRVDRTLVEDLFADRHIQVLVSTATLAWGVNLPAHTVIIKGTQVYSPEKGRWTELGALDILQMLGRAGRPQYDSKGEGILITSHGELQYYLSLLNQQLPIESQMVAKLPDMLNAEIVLGNVQTVKDAVNWLGYTYLYVRMLRNPTLYGVSHDDRSSDPLLERRRMDLIHTASTVLEKNNLIKYDKRSGSFQVTDLGRIASHFYITHESIMTYNQLLKPTLSEIELFRVFSLSSEFRNITVREEEKLELQKLLERVPIPVKESIEEPSAKINVLLQAYISQLKLEGFALMADMVYVTQSAGRLMRAIFEIVLSRGWAQLTDKTMNLCKMIDKRMWQSMSPLRQFRKLPEEVIKKIEKKNFPFERLYDLNHNEIGELIRMPKMGKTIHKYVHQFPKLDLAVHLQPITRSTLKVELTITPDFQWDDKIHGSSEAFWILVEDVDSEVVLHHEYFLLKAKYAQDEHLVTFFVPVFEPLPPQYFIRIASDRWLSCETQLPVSFRHLILPEKYPPPTELLDLQPLPVSALRNAAFESLYQNFPFFNPIQTQVFNAVYNSDDNVFVGAPTGSGKTICAEFAILRMLLHNAEGRCVYITPMEALAEQVFVDWHQKFQDTLNKKVVLLTGETSTDLKLLGKGDIIISTPDKWDILSRRWKQRKNVQNVSLFIVDEVHLIGGDNGPVLEVICSRMRYISSQIERPIRIVALSSSLSNAKDVAHWLGCSTTATFNFHPNVRPVPLELHIQGFNVSHTQTRLLSMAKPVYHAIMKHSPSKPVLVFVPSRRQTRLTAIDILTFCAADVIPQRFLHSTEKDLAPFMEKLSDNTLKETLSNGVGYLHEGLSSSERRIVEHLYMSGAIQVMVVSRSLCWGTNISAHLVIVMDTQYYNGKIHAYVDYPIYDVLQMVGKANRPLQDDEGRCVIMCQGSKKDFFKKFLYEPLPVESHLDHCLHDHFNAEIVTKTVENKQDAVDYLTWTFLYRRMTQNPNYYNLQGMSHRHLSDHLSELVENTLQDLEQSKCISIEDEMDVAPLNLGMIAAYYYINYTTIELFSMSLNAKTKIRGLIEIISNAAEYKNIPIRHHEDTLLRQLAQKVPHKLNNPKFNDPHVKTNLMLQAHLSRMQLSAELQSDTEDILSKAVRLIQACVDVLSSNGWLSPALAAMELAQMVTQAMWSKDSYLKQLPHFSSEHIKRCTDKGVESIFDIMEMEDDERTALLQLSEVQMADVARFCNRYPNIELSYEVAEKDDIKSGSPVVIQVQLEREEEVTGPVIAPLFPQKREEGWWVVVGDPKSNSLISIKRLTLQQKAKVKLDFVAPVVGVHNYTLYFMSDAYMGCDQEYKFSVDVKEADSDGDSDSD, encoded by the exons ATGGCGGATGTTACTGCTCGTAGCCTGCAGTATGAATACAAAGCG AACTCTAACTTGGTGTTGCAAGCAGACAGATCTCTGATCGACCGCACCCGCAGAGATGAGCCCACCGGAGAGGTCCTGTCTCTGGTCGGCAAGTTGGAGGGAACAAAGATGGGAGACAGAAGCCAGAGAACCAAGCCTCAGATGTTGGAGGAGAGGAGAGCGAA GAGGCGAAAGAGAGATGAGGACAGACATGACATCAACAAAATGAAAGGCTTCACATTGCTGTCTGAAGGAATTGATGAGATGGTGGGAATTGTGTACAAGCCAAAGACCAAAGAGACCAGAGAGACATATGAAATCCTCCTCAGCTTTATTCAGGCTGCACTTGGAGATCAG CCAAGAGATATCCTATGTGGAGCTGCAGATGAAGTGTTGGCTGTGCTGAAGAATGACAAGAtgagagacaaagagagaagAAGGGAAGTGGAGCAACTGCTGGGTCCTGCTGATGACACGCGATACCATGTACTGGTCAACCTGGGCAAGAAAATCTCAGACTATGGTGGAGACAAGGAGCTCCAGAATATGG ATGACAACATCGATGAAACATATGGAGTCAATGTACAGTTTGAGTCTGATGAGGAG GAAGGCGATGAGGACCAGTTCGGAGAGGTTCGAGATGAAGGCTCTGATGACAGTGAGGGAGAGGAGGCAGATGAGACCAGTACTCTCACTGCTAAT CTGGGCAACACGGGCGACGTAATGATGACCAAAAAGAAAGATCTTCATCCACGAGACATTGACGCCTTTTGGCTTCAGCGACAACTAAGCCGGTTTTATAATGATGCCATTGTGTCTCAGAAGAAAGCAGATGAAGTCTTGGAAATCCTCAAG aCTGCCGGTGATGACAGAGAGTGTGAGAACCAGTTGGTGCTGCTTTTGGGCTTCAACACCTTCGATTTCATCAAGGTCCTTCGGCAGCATAGACGAATGA TCCTTTACTGCACCATGTTGGCCAGCGCCCAAAGTGaagcagaaaaagaaaagaTCATGAATAAAATGGAGTCTGATCAGGATCTTTCCAAAGTTCTTTACCAGCTGCAGGAGACTGAGAAGGAGGACATCATCAGG GAGGAACGATCTCGACGGGAAAGAGTGAGAAAATCTCGCGTGGATGATATGGAGTCGATGGACATTGATCGTGGGGAG GCTGTGACCTCTAGGCAACTACTAGACCTTGAAGATCTGGCCTTCTCTCAGGGCAGCCATTTCATGGCCAACAAGCGTTGCCAGCTGCCCGATGGCTCCTTTCGCAAACAAAGAAAAGGTTATGAGGAGGTGCACGTGCCCGCTCTTAAGCCCAAGCCTTTCGGTGATGATGAG aCATTGGTGGCTATTGAGAAACTGCCCAAATATGCCCAAGCTGGATTTGAGGGATTCAAAACACTGAATCGTATACAAAGTAAACTCTTCAAAACCACTATGGAGACGGATGAGAATCTGCTGGTTTGCGCTCCAACG GGTGCTGGCAAAACCAATGTTGCTCTGATGGCAATGCTCAGAGAGATCGGCAAGCATATCAACATGGATGGCACAATCAATGTTGATGATTTTAAGATCATCTACATCGCTCCCATGCGCTCCCTGGTGCAGGAGATGGTGGGCAGCTTCGGAAAG CGCTTGGCCAGTTACGGCATTATTGTATCTGAGTTGACTGGAGATCACCAGCTCTGCAAAGAGGAAATTAATGCCACCCAGATTATTGTGTGCACCCCAGAAAAATGGGACATCATCACCAGAAAGGGAGGGGACCGCACATACACACAACTTGTACGGCTCATCATTATT GATGAGATCCACTTGCTGCACGATGACCGCGGCCCGGTGTTAGAGTCCCTGATTGCTCGAACCATCCGAAATGTGGAGCTGACACAGGAGGATGTGAGGCTTATCGGCCTCAGTGCCACACTGCCCAACTATGAAGACGTGGCCACCTGTCTGCGTGTAGATCCATCAAAGGGACTTTTCTATTTTGACAACAG TTTCCGGCCTGTACCATTGGAACAAACCTATGTAGGAATCACAGAGAAAAAGGCCATTAAGCGTTTCCAGATTATGAATGAGATCGTCTATGAAAAGATCATGGAACATGCTGGAAAGAATCAG GTCCTAGTGTTCGTGCATTCCAGGAAGGAAACCGGGAAGACTGCACGTGCAATAAGGGACATGTGTTTGGAAAAGGACACTCTTGGGTTGTTCCTCAGAGAGGGTTCGGCCTCCACTGAGGTCCTGAGAACTGAAGCAGAGCAGTGCAAG AATCTGGAGCTGAAGGATCTCTTgccttacggttttgctatccaCCATGCCGGAATGACCAGGGTGGACAGAACACTGGTAGAGGATCTGTTTGCTGACCGTCACATTCAG GTGTTGGTGTCCACGGCCACTCTGGCTTGGGGTGTGAATTTGCCAGCCCACACCGTCATAATCAAAGGCACGCAGGTCTACAGCCCAGAGAAAGGCAGATGGACCGAACTGGGAGCTCTGGACATTCTTCAG ATGCTGGGTCGTGCCGGCAGGCCGCAGTATGACTCTAAAGGAGAGGGTATTCTCATCACATCTCACGGAGAGCTGCAGTACTACCTGTCGCTGCTTAATCAACAGCTGCCCATCGAAAGCCAGATGGTGGCCAAACTGCCTGACATGCTCAATGCTGAGATCGTGTTGGGCAATGTGCAGACAGTTAAG GATGCAGTGAACTGGCTGGGTTACACTTACCTCTATGTCCGAATGCTGCGTAACCCCACGCTTTATGGCGTCTCTCACGATGACCGCAGCTCTGATCCGCTGCTCGAGCGTCGCAGGATGGACCTTATACACACAGCATCCACTGTCCTGGAGAAGAACAACCTGATCAAATACGACAAACGATCCGGCAGCTTTCAG GTGACAGACCTGGGCCGCATTGCCAGCCATTTCTACATCACCCACGAGTCCATTATGACCTACAACCAGCTGCTAAAGCCCACTCTGAGTGAGATCGAGCTCTTCAGGGTGTTTTCTCTCTCCTCAGAGTTCAGAAACATCACAGTTAGAGAG GAGGAAAAACTTGAGCTTCAGAAACTGCTTGAGAGAGTCCCCATTCCAGTAAAGGAAAGCATTGAGGAGCCCAGCGCAAAG ATTAATGTGCTGCTGCAGGCATATATCTCTCAGCTCAAGCTGGAGGGCTTTGCTCTTATGGCTGACATGGTGTATGTGACACAG AGTGCTGGCAGGCTGATGAGGGCGATCTTTGAGATTGTTTTGAGCAGAGGCTGGGCACAACTTACTGATAAAACTATGAATCTCTGCAAGATGATTGACAAAAGGAT GTGGCAGTCCATGTCTCCTTTGCGTCAGTTCCGCAAGCTTCCAGAGGAAGTCATCAAAAAGATCGAGAAGAAGAACTTCCCCTTCGAGCGCCTTTATGATCTAAACCACAATGAAATTG GTGAGTTGATTCGCATGCCAAAGATGGGGAAGACCATCCATAAGTATGTCCATCAGTTCCCAAAGCTGGACCTGGCAGTTCACCTGCAGCCCATCACACGCTCCACACTAAAAGTGGAACTCACCATCACGCCAGATTTCCAGTGGGATGACAAG ATACATGGCTCATCCGAGGCCTTCTGGATCTTGGTCGAGGATGTGGACAGTGAGGTGGTCCTTCATCACGAATACTTCCTCCTGAAAGCCAAGTATGCTCAGGATGAGCATCTGGTCACTTTCTTCGTTCCTGTGTTCGAGCCGCTGCCCCCGCAGTATTTTATTCGCATAGCTTCAGACCGCTGGCTGT CTTGCGAGACCCAGCTTCCAGTCTCGTTTCGTCACCTGATCCTGCCCGAAAAGTATCCACCCCCCACCGAACTGCTTGATCTGCAGCCTTTGCCCGTGTCTGCTTTGAGAAATGCAGCCTTTGAGAGCCTTTACCAAAATTTCCCCTTTTTCAACCCTATCCAAACCCAAG TTTTCAATGCTGTGTACAATAGTGATGACAACGTCTTCGTTGGTGCCCCCACTGGCAGTGGGAAGACCATATGTGCAGAGTTCGCCATTCTTAGGATGCTCCTTCACAACGCAGAGGGTCGATGTGTCTACATCACACCGATGGAGGCTCTTGCTGAACAG GTTTTTGTTGACTGGCACCAGAAGTTCCAGGACACTTTGAATAAGAAGGTTGTCTTGCTTACTGGTGAGACCAGCACTGACCTGAAGCTGCTGGGGAAAGGTGACATCATCATCAGCACCCCAGACAAGTGGGACAtcctgtctcgccgatggaaaCAGAGGAAGAACGTGCAGAACGTTAGCCTCTTCATTGTGGATGAAGTTCATCTCATTGGAGGAGATAACGGA CCTGTGTTGGAGGTGATTTGTTCCAGAATGAGGTACATTTCCTCTCAGATTGAGCGGCCCATCCGTATTGTGGCCCTCAGCTCTTCTCTCTCCAACGCTAAAGATGTGGCCCACTGGCTCGGCTGCAGCACCACAGCGACGTTCAACTTCCACCCCAACGTCAGGCCGGTTCCATTGGAGCTTCACATCCAG GGCTTCAACGTGAGTCACACACAGACTCGTCTGCTGTCCATGGCTAAACCGGTGTACCATGCCATCATGAAACACTCCCCATCCAAACCAGTGCTGGTGTTTGTGCCATCAAGACGGCAGACTCGTCTCACCGCTATCGATATCCTTACTTTCTGCGCTGCGGATGTGATTCCACAGAG GTTTCTGCACTCCACTGAGAAGGATCTGGCTCCATTCATGGAGAAACTCTCTGATAATACCCTGAAGGAGACTCTGTCCAATGGGGTAGGGTACTTGCATGAGGGCCTTTCATCATCAGAGCGGAGAATTGTGGAACATCTCTA TATGTCTGGTGCCATTCAGGTGATGGTAGTATCTCGCTCTTTATGTTGGGGAACTAATATTTCCGCCCACCTTGTGATTGTTATGGACACACAGTACTACAATGGAAAAATCCATGC atATGTGGACTACCCAATCTATGACGTTCTGCAGATGGTAGGAAAGGCCAATCGCCCTCTGCAGGATGATGAGGGTCGATGTGTTATCATGTGCCAGGGGTCCAAAAAG GACTTCTTTAAGAAATTCCTTTATGAGCCTCTGCCTGTGGAGTCTCACTTGGACCACTGCCTCCACGACCATTTCAATGCCGAGATCGTCACCAAGACTGTGGAGAACAAACAGGACGCCGTGGACTACCTGACATGGACGTTCCTGTACCGCCGAATGACCCAGAACCCCAATTACTACAACCTTCAGG gTATGTCTCACCGTCACCTCTCCGACCATCTGTCTGAGCTGGTGGAAAACACCTTGCAAGATCTGGAACAGTCCAAGTGCATCAGCATTGAGGACGAGATGGATGTTGCTCCTCTGAATCTGGGCATGATCGCAGCTTACTATTACATTAACTACACCACTATTG AGCTCTTCAGTATGTCCCTGAATGCAAAGACAAAGATTCGAGGTCTCATTGAGATCATCTCCAACGCTGCAGAATATAAAAACATTCCCATCAGGCACCACGAAGACACCCTACTCCGACAG CTGGCTCAGAAGGTCCCTCATAAACTAAACAATCCCAAGTTTAACGACCCTCATGTGAAGACCAACCTGATGCTTCAGGCTCATCTGTCCCGTATGCAGCTGAGCGCAGAGCTCCAGTCAGACACTGAAGACATCCTCAGCAAG GCTGTTCGGCTGATCCAGGCGTGTGTGGATGTACTTTCAAGTAACGGCTGGTTGAGTCCTGCCCTGGCTGCTATGGAGCTGGCTCAGATGGTCACACAAGCCATGTGGTCCAAAGACTCTTATCTTAAGCAGCTACCCCACTTCTCTTCAGAACACATCAAGCGCTGTACAGATAAG GGTGTGGAGAGCATCTTTGACATCATGGAGATGGAAGACGATGAGCGCACCGCTCTGCTACAACTTTCAGAAGTACAAATGGCTGACGTGGCACGGTTCTGCAACCGCTATCCCAACATTGAGCTCTCGTACGAAGTTGCTGAGAAAGATGACATCAAAAG TGGAAGTCCTGTGGTCATTCAAGTGCAGTTGGAGAGAGAGGAGGAAGTTACAGGACCTGTCATAGCTCCTCTGTTCCCCCAG AAACGTGAAGAAGGCTGGTGGGTTGTTGTAGGAGACCCCAAATCCAACAGCCTCATCTCAATCAAGAGACTTACACTTCAACAGAAGGCCAAG GTGAAACTTGACTTTGTGGCACCTGTTGTGGGTGTGCACAACTACACGCTGTATTTCATGAGCGACGCCTACATGGGCTGTGACCAGGAATACAAGTTCAGTGTGGACGTGAAAGAGGCAGACAGCGACGGAGACAGTGACAGCGATTAG
- the ptgesl gene encoding prostaglandin E synthase 2 isoform X1 translates to MMAASCAKTLGKVARLVLDTPINRITKTDPLITRIHLRGQVRAYGNSRAGFKSRFLHISPIRGRVLGGAFLLGGGFGLYQTIKLTFQHHLAEEKAKGPELGTDLKLTLYQYKTCPFCSKVRAFLDYHGLPYEIVEVNPVMRQEIKWSTYRKVPILMVDRTVQINDSSVIISALKTYLITKQRTVSEVLDCYPEIKAKNDRGKDVIEFGNKYWVMVNNEDADGLYPEKDSRKEEIKWRKWVDEWLVHLISPNVYRTPTEALASFDYIVREGKFGTFEGFFAKYFGAAAMWIISKRLKSRHNLQNDVRQDLYKAVNDWVAAIGKNKRFMGGDEPNLADLAVFGVLRVMEGLQAFDDMMDHTKVKNWYRRMEKVTQHVS, encoded by the exons ATGATGGCGGCGTCCTGTGCGAAAACCCTTGGTAAGGTCGCCCGGTTAGTTTTAGACACGCCGATTAACCGAATAACAAAAACCGACCCATTAATAACTAGAATTCATCTGAGGGGTCAGGTTAGGGCTTACGGTAACAGCCGAGCTGGGTTTAAATCCAGATTTTTGCACATTTCGCCGATACGTGGCAGAGTCCTGGGAGGTGCGTTCCTACTCGGTGGTGGTTTTGGGTTGTACCAGACCATCAAACTCACGTTTCAGCATCATCTTGCAGAAGAGAAAGCtaaa GGACCCGAGCTGGGGACGGATCTGAAGTTGACTTTGTATCAGTATAAGACCTGTCCATTCTGCAGCAAGGTGCGAGCCTTCTTGGATTATCATGGCCTTCCTTATGAAATTGTGGAAGTCAATCCTGTTATGCGTCAGGAGATTAAGTGGTCCACTTACAGAAAAGTTCCCATCCTGATGGTGGACAGGACGGTG CAAATCAATGACTCTTCTGTAATTATTAGTGCTTTAAAGACCTACCTGATCACCAA GCAGAGAACAGTATCTGAGGTTCTTGATTGCTATCCGGAGATAAAGGCGAAGAATGACCGGGGAAAAGATGTAATAGAGTTCGGCAATAAGTACTGGGTCATGGTGAACAATGAGGATGCTGATGGGCTGTATCCCGAAAAAGATTCCAGAAA AGAGGAGATCAAATGGCGTAAATGGGTAGATGAATGGCTGGTGCACCTAATTTCACCTAATGTTTACCGTACACCAACAGAAGCCCTTGCCTCCTTTGACTACATAGTCAGAGAGGGCAAATTTGGCACATTTGAGGGCTTCTTTGCCAAGTATTTTGGAGCGGCTGCCATGTGGATAATTTCAAAAAGACTAAAAAGCAG GCACAATCTGCAAAATGATGTAAGGCAGGATCTCTACAAGGCTGTGAATGATTGGGTGGCAGCAATTGGAAAAAACAAGAGATTCATGGGAGGAGATGAACCAAACCTTGCAGATCTG GCTGTTTTTGGTGTTTTGAGAGTCATGGAAGGCCTTCAGGCTTTTGATGATATGATGGACCATACCAAGGTGAAGAACTGGTACAGGCGTATGGAGAAGGTCACACAACATGTGTCATGA
- the ptgesl gene encoding prostaglandin E synthase 2 isoform X2 has product MRQEIKWSTYRKVPILMVDRTVQINDSSVIISALKTYLITKQRTVSEVLDCYPEIKAKNDRGKDVIEFGNKYWVMVNNEDADGLYPEKDSRKEEIKWRKWVDEWLVHLISPNVYRTPTEALASFDYIVREGKFGTFEGFFAKYFGAAAMWIISKRLKSRHNLQNDVRQDLYKAVNDWVAAIGKNKRFMGGDEPNLADLAVFGVLRVMEGLQAFDDMMDHTKVKNWYRRMEKVTQHVS; this is encoded by the exons ATGCGTCAGGAGATTAAGTGGTCCACTTACAGAAAAGTTCCCATCCTGATGGTGGACAGGACGGTG CAAATCAATGACTCTTCTGTAATTATTAGTGCTTTAAAGACCTACCTGATCACCAA GCAGAGAACAGTATCTGAGGTTCTTGATTGCTATCCGGAGATAAAGGCGAAGAATGACCGGGGAAAAGATGTAATAGAGTTCGGCAATAAGTACTGGGTCATGGTGAACAATGAGGATGCTGATGGGCTGTATCCCGAAAAAGATTCCAGAAA AGAGGAGATCAAATGGCGTAAATGGGTAGATGAATGGCTGGTGCACCTAATTTCACCTAATGTTTACCGTACACCAACAGAAGCCCTTGCCTCCTTTGACTACATAGTCAGAGAGGGCAAATTTGGCACATTTGAGGGCTTCTTTGCCAAGTATTTTGGAGCGGCTGCCATGTGGATAATTTCAAAAAGACTAAAAAGCAG GCACAATCTGCAAAATGATGTAAGGCAGGATCTCTACAAGGCTGTGAATGATTGGGTGGCAGCAATTGGAAAAAACAAGAGATTCATGGGAGGAGATGAACCAAACCTTGCAGATCTG GCTGTTTTTGGTGTTTTGAGAGTCATGGAAGGCCTTCAGGCTTTTGATGATATGATGGACCATACCAAGGTGAAGAACTGGTACAGGCGTATGGAGAAGGTCACACAACATGTGTCATGA
- the odf2b gene encoding LOW QUALITY PROTEIN: outer dense fiber protein 2b (The sequence of the model RefSeq protein was modified relative to this genomic sequence to represent the inferred CDS: deleted 2 bases in 1 codon): MKTRASSPPIHVHVPDSTSVHVHLKKSPQKSTTVPHVQGKVGNLRSTSSVKVRVPWVPPGKAPRRRDYKWEGTTRCLEVTTGPDADLSSPPLRLTDLSSEENNARGATGNISEYERKIESLMYEVDCIKSKVKLQQTEDQLMHQSLQLNACRRVIDLQEEKLEEASRELRRSRRENSNLCSTVDGPQGGPGQIRSETEAPHQEIETLLRKLVEAEIDGQAVAKQVVLLRETIGKLRKDKKQSKTHFDQVERQHELIEQKLDAFEKTNRTLRRLLREQHGHETDALRMSDEREILMRKLAESESERRKLEAKLNTKERESDQLAENLETERDHLRTTGDLSKVLESTRSRLQSQLRKKEAENNRLEAQIQRLEGTMQKQQEEVQGLLEQMKQLEKHCEGDRDIHKQILEEQRKRAEQSMNTATQLSEQILEKEAQLAEALSKAEELRQHCSKQSREKSQLELEITTLNNHLTELTEQLRSCEAKSRAEREGLLSRLHSLTSDTTSAKLENQRLKTTLSATEDRLSSSYSEVQQLKISLKDFDSLVEGYKSQVLLTYHPLQKMRLESEEYSLRLELAEKEARSDRAEVEREVDQGRKQLQARLKEMEVLHGAFKRTEEELRETRENMNIQDRKYAEQTSTLSELRIKMEQQGCKIETLQENNLFVLEENKKLKCTVESMERKMEEVNIQNRDLIQVIAKREETIHNTQLRLEDKTQECDSLYRQVEQAREEAQRQLDQSLERMLSKERSAQSKKLDLETQLSMAKTELGQLRRSKDDMEKRFQCKLQDMKNQLEQVNSTNRSLQNYVYYLKASYTNVFGDSALTSSLNIPM; this comes from the exons ATGAAAACACGCGCGTCTTCCCCGCCTATCCATGTTCATGTCCCAGACTCAACATCTGTTCATGTTCACCTGAAGAAGAGTCCACAGAAGAGCACAACTGTGCCACATGTACAG GGTAAAGTTGGCAATCTGCGATCTACTTCCAGCGTAAAGGTCCGAGTTCCCTGGGTTCCTCCTGGAAAGGCCCCGAGAAGAAGAGACTACAAGTGGGAG GGGACAACACGCTGCTTAGAGGTGACAACAGGACCGGACGCTGACCTTTCCTCACCTCCTCTGCGGCTCACTGACCTGTCAAGTGAAGAGAATAATGCTAGAGGAGCAACTGGCAACATTTCTGAATATGAAAGAAAAATTGAAAGTCTTATGTATGAGGTTGACTGTATCAAAAGTAAG GTGAAGTTACAGCAAACAGAAGACCAGCTCATGCACCAATCACTGCAGTTGAATGCCTGTCGACGTGTTATTGACCTGCAGGAAGAAAAACTTGAGGAAGCCAGTAGGGAATTAAGAAGGTCAAGGCGTGAAAATTCTAACCTGTGTAGCACTGTAGATGGACCGCAGGGTGGGCCTGGACAAATTAG GTCAGAAACAGAAGCTCCACACCAGGAGATAGAAACTCTGCTTAGGAAACTGGTGGAGGCTGAGATAGATGGGCAGGCTGTGGCCAAACAAGTGGTGCTTCTGAGGGAAACTATAGGAAAACTTAGGAAG GACAAAAAACAGTCAAAGACACATTTTGATCAGGTGGAGCGTCAACATGAGCTAATAGAGCAGAAGTTGGATGCTTTCGAGAAGACAAACCGCACCCTCCGACGACTTCTGAGAGAGCAGCATGGACATGAG ACAGATGCCCTGAGGATGTCAGATGAGAGGGAGATACTGATGAGAAAACTTGCTGAATCTGAGTCTGAAAGAAGG AAGCTTGAGGCTAAACTCAATACTAAAGAAAGAGAATCCGATCAGCTAGCTGAGAATTTGGAAACTGAAAgg GACCATTTAAGGACCACAGGAGACCTCTCCAAGGTACTTGAATCCACTCGTAGTCGTCTGCAGAGCCAACTACGCAAGAAAGAGGCTGAAAATAACCGTCTGGAAGCTCAGATTCAA AGGCTGGAGGGAACAATGCAGAAGCAGCAGGAAGAGGTTCAAGGTTTGCTGGAACAGATGAAGCAGCTGGAGAAACACTGTGAAGGAGACAGAGACATCCACAAACAGATCCTGGAGGAACAGAGAAAACGTGCTGAACAAAGTATGAACACAGCAACCCAGCTCTCGGAACAAATTCTGGAGAAG GAGGCTCAGTTAGCAGAGGCGCTCTCCAAAGCTGAGGAGCTTCGGCAACATTGCTCCAAACAGAGCAGAGAAAAGAGCCAGCTTGAGTTAGAGATCACAACATTAAATAA tCACCTCACCGAGTTGACCGAACAGCTGCGCAGTTGTGAGGCGAAGTCCAGGGCAGAGAGAGAAGGCCTTCTCAGCCGTCTGCATTCACTCACCTCAGATACCACATCTGCTAAACTAGAGAACCAAAGACTCAAG ACCACTCTGTCAGCCACAGAAGACAGGCTCTCTTCGTCTTATTCAGAGGTGCAGCAGCTGAAGATCTCACTGAAGGACTTTGACAGTCTAGTAGAGGGTTACAAGAGCCAGGTACTTTTAACATATCATCCT TTACAAAAGATGCGTTTGGAATCAGAGGAATACTCACTGAGACTGGAGCTAGCGGAGAAGGAGGCTCGGAGTGATCGTGCCGAGGTGGAGAGAGAGGTGGATCAGGGCCGCAAGCAGCTCCAGGCCCGGCTGAAGGAGATGGAAGTGCTGCATGGAGCTTTTAAGCGCACAGAAGAGGAACTCAGAGAGACCAGAGAGAACATGAACATCCAGGACagaaaatatgcagagcagacCAGCACCCTGTCGGAGCTCAGGATCAAG ATGGAACAGCAGGGTTGTAAAATAGAGACACTCCAGGAAAACAACTTATTTGTACTTGAAGAGAACAAGAAGCTAAAATGCACCGTGGAGAGCATGGAAAG GAAGATGGAAGAGGTGAACATTCAAAACAGGGATCTGATTCAAGTTATCGCAAAGAGGGAAGAGACCATTCACAACACACAGCTGCGTCTGGAGGACAAAACACAAGAATGTGACTCCCTCTACAGACAGGTGGAGCAGGCCAGAGAGGAAGCACAGAGACAG TTGGACCAGAGCCTCGAGCGGATGCTGTCCAAAGAACGGTCTGCTCAGTCCAAAAAGCTGGACTTGGAGACCCAGCTAAGCATGGCTAAAACTGAGCTGGGTCAGCTACGCCGCAGCAAAGATGAT aTGGAGAAGCGATTTCAATGCAAACTTCAAGACATGAAGAACCAGTTGGAGCAGGTGAACAGCACCAATCGAAGCCTGCAGAACTACGTCTACTACCTCAAGGCCTCGTACACCAATGTGTTCGGAGATTCTGCATTAACAAGCTCACTGAACATCCCTATGTAA